A DNA window from Camelina sativa cultivar DH55 chromosome 13, Cs, whole genome shotgun sequence contains the following coding sequences:
- the LOC104737024 gene encoding B-box zinc finger protein 23-like, whose translation MKILCEVCEKAEAEVLCCSDEAVLCKPCDIKVHEANKIFQRHHRVALQKDAASATTSSGAPLCDICQERKGYFFCIEDRALLCNDCDGAIHTCNSHQRFLLPGVQVSDQSLTENSGCSTSFSSETYQTHSKASLNSQYSNEETEAGNSAAIDKNPSVILNP comes from the exons ATGAAGATACTATGTGAAGTGTGCGAGAAGGCTGAAGCAGAAGTACTTTGCTGTTCAGATGAAGCTGTTCTTTGCAAGCCATGTGACATTAAAGTTCATGAAGCTAATAAAATTTTCCAGAGGCATCACCGAGTCGCCTTGCAAAAAGATGCAGCCTCAGCCACCACAAGCTCTGGAGCTCCTCTATGTGATATATGCCAG GAGAGAAAAGGGTACTTCTTCTGCATAGAGGACAGAGCATTGCTGTGCAATGATTGTGATGGAGCCATTCACACTTGCAATTCTCACCAAAGATTCTTACTTCCTGGAGTCCAAGTTTCTGATCAGTCTTTAACTGAAAACTCCGGATGCAGCACTAGTTTTAGTTCTGAAACTTATCAGACTCACTCAAAAGCTTCTCTGAATAGTCAGTACTCTAATGAGGAAACTGAAGCCGGGAACTCAGCTGCGATAGACAAGAATCCTTCTGTAATATTAAATCCTTAG